The following proteins are co-located in the Spirosoma montaniterrae genome:
- a CDS encoding DUF4249 domain-containing protein: MPPLEVFVTVMVVLSGRIVLNLSHSPQIFKPFVSRAASLLGSSCPVDDFSTTKMVVRILACFVCLLGFSCQDGVVYDLSFAGSKLVVNGLLRANQAPEVFVGRTWPATGAIPEKTYVDNAVVSLYANSTLVGRLSYVSEGNYRLFDYALKAGVTYVIKAEATGFESAQSKPVMIPKVFPLHQIQYDTVAKVTSLNPYADPHLLRIKLTDYPEIGNYYAVGIEPFRNGKPDGGNILPIERALGGFNYRDDDCFKEIALTSLLSKTEEYVPGSATIYSDACFAQSEKELGIVIETLVYDRRFTIDKTQLDEDYVDELRIRLFSVSPEYFEYGKTYQITEGLANAFTEPKRTYTNVIGGYGVVAALNEYKQTIRIR, translated from the coding sequence ATGCCACCTTTAGAGGTGTTTGTAACGGTAATGGTGGTTCTATCGGGAAGAATCGTACTCAACTTATCTCATTCTCCACAAATATTTAAACCGTTCGTCAGTCGGGCAGCCAGCTTGCTGGGGTCGTCCTGCCCGGTTGACGATTTTAGTACAACTAAAATGGTCGTCAGAATTCTTGCGTGTTTCGTCTGCTTACTGGGGTTTTCGTGCCAGGATGGTGTCGTATATGACCTATCGTTTGCTGGTTCCAAATTGGTGGTCAATGGTCTTTTGCGGGCCAATCAGGCTCCAGAGGTATTTGTGGGGCGCACATGGCCCGCTACGGGTGCAATACCCGAAAAAACCTATGTCGATAATGCGGTTGTTTCGTTGTATGCCAACAGTACATTAGTCGGCAGGCTGTCATATGTTTCAGAGGGCAATTATCGGCTGTTTGACTACGCGCTTAAAGCCGGGGTAACTTATGTGATTAAGGCCGAAGCAACGGGCTTTGAGTCGGCACAAAGCAAGCCAGTTATGATACCAAAGGTATTTCCGCTTCATCAAATTCAGTATGATACAGTAGCTAAGGTGACATCGCTTAATCCATATGCTGACCCCCACTTATTACGTATTAAGCTTACTGATTATCCAGAAATTGGTAATTATTATGCCGTTGGCATTGAGCCGTTTCGGAATGGAAAGCCTGATGGCGGCAATATTCTACCAATTGAAAGGGCCTTGGGTGGCTTCAACTACCGCGATGATGATTGTTTTAAGGAGATTGCACTAACCAGTTTATTGTCAAAAACAGAAGAATATGTTCCAGGGTCTGCCACCATCTACAGCGACGCCTGTTTTGCCCAGTCTGAGAAAGAACTGGGGATTGTTATCGAGACGTTAGTCTACGACCGTAGATTCACCATAGATAAAACTCAACTTGACGAAGATTATGTAGATGAGTTGCGGATTCGTTTGTTTTCTGTATCGCCGGAATATTTCGAGTACGGCAAAACGTATCAGATCACCGAAGGGCTTGCCAATGCATTCACCGAACCCAAACGCACCTACACAAATGTTATTGGCGGCTATGGCGTAGTAGCTGCCCTGAACGAATACAAGCAAACCATTCGTATTCGGTAA
- a CDS encoding MFS transporter: MFQRTLRLYQRAYQGLSPSVWLLAGVMLINRCGTMVLPFLTLYLTQHLRYSVADAGIVMAVYGIGAFIGTFLGGRLTDRFGFYYVQLCSLLFGGVALLFIQFVTNFYALCGSVFVFTLLGDTFRPANQVAISHYTETDARTRAFSLNRLAINLGWAVGGGLGGWLASIDYGLLFWVDGLTCIVAGLVLWRFLPVPAPVLQPEPVGPDQLTAGVSFTTPETGSNSPFRDRLFVGFVICSALYFLTFMQLFTLVPLFFKEVLRLTERAIGTLMALNGLLIVLIEMALVYELEQRKIPKLRLILIGVLLTVASYGTLAITTASVGALAFMLLITLAEMLAMPFIQSFTVGRASPATRGQYLALYAMGGAAAQTLSPIVGAQMVGHYGFSTHWFGIMAIGLVSASGFWWLSRKA; encoded by the coding sequence ATGTTTCAGCGAACGCTCCGGCTGTATCAACGTGCGTATCAGGGTCTGTCACCGTCGGTATGGCTGCTGGCGGGCGTTATGCTCATCAATCGTTGCGGCACGATGGTGTTGCCGTTTCTGACGCTTTATCTTACCCAGCATTTGCGCTATTCCGTTGCCGATGCGGGTATAGTTATGGCGGTTTACGGCATCGGTGCGTTTATTGGTACGTTTCTGGGTGGGCGGCTTACCGACCGATTCGGATTTTATTACGTGCAGCTTTGCAGCCTGCTGTTTGGCGGAGTAGCCCTGTTGTTCATTCAATTTGTAACTAACTTTTACGCCCTCTGCGGCAGTGTGTTTGTCTTCACACTGCTGGGCGACACGTTCCGGCCTGCAAATCAGGTTGCCATTTCACACTATACCGAGACCGACGCCCGCACGCGGGCTTTTTCGCTGAACCGACTGGCAATCAACCTCGGCTGGGCCGTGGGGGGCGGGCTGGGCGGCTGGCTCGCCAGCATCGATTATGGGCTACTGTTCTGGGTCGATGGACTAACATGCATCGTGGCCGGGCTGGTGTTATGGCGATTTCTACCCGTGCCAGCACCGGTTTTGCAACCAGAACCAGTAGGCCCCGACCAGCTCACTGCAGGAGTCAGCTTTACAACACCCGAAACAGGAAGCAACTCCCCTTTCCGCGACCGGCTATTCGTTGGGTTTGTGATCTGTTCGGCCCTCTACTTCCTGACATTCATGCAGTTGTTCACGCTCGTGCCGCTGTTTTTCAAGGAGGTTCTACGCCTGACCGAACGCGCCATCGGAACGCTGATGGCACTGAACGGCCTGTTGATTGTGCTGATTGAAATGGCGTTGGTCTATGAGCTTGAACAACGTAAAATCCCCAAACTCAGGCTAATTCTGATCGGCGTTTTGCTAACAGTTGCTTCTTACGGCACGTTGGCCATAACAACCGCGTCCGTTGGTGCTTTAGCCTTTATGCTGCTGATTACGCTGGCCGAAATGCTGGCAATGCCGTTTATCCAGTCCTTCACAGTTGGTCGTGCCAGTCCGGCTACGCGGGGGCAGTATCTGGCTTTATATGCAATGGGCGGAGCAGCCGCACAAACCCTCTCGCCAATAGTTGGGGCGCAGATGGTTGGGCATTACGGCTTCTCAACGCATTGGTTCGGTATTATGGCTATTGGTTTAGTTTCGGCCAGCGGTTTCTGGTGGCTGAGCCGGAAGGCGTAG
- a CDS encoding 1-acyl-sn-glycerol-3-phosphate acyltransferase, with protein sequence MLGAIARWLFKVWGWRIVGPVPTVPKAIWVVAPHSTNWDFPIGLGIRPTIHIWIQYLAKSSLFKWYSGWLFRALGGKPVYRDKSNNLVDAIVNVFNENETLHICITPEGTRANVSKLKTGFYYIALKAGVPLILTGFDWPRKLVILSEPMYVTGDYERDMVPFYEFFSQVQGVKKDWLVNWEKTGVITA encoded by the coding sequence ATGCTTGGTGCGATTGCCCGTTGGTTGTTTAAAGTCTGGGGCTGGCGAATTGTTGGCCCGGTTCCAACCGTTCCCAAAGCTATTTGGGTAGTGGCTCCGCATTCCACAAACTGGGATTTTCCGATTGGGCTGGGTATCCGCCCTACCATTCATATCTGGATTCAATACCTTGCCAAGAGTTCGCTTTTCAAGTGGTATTCGGGCTGGCTGTTCCGGGCGTTGGGTGGCAAGCCCGTGTATCGCGACAAGTCGAATAATCTGGTCGATGCTATTGTGAATGTGTTCAATGAGAACGAAACCCTACACATCTGCATCACGCCCGAAGGCACCCGCGCCAACGTCTCCAAACTTAAAACGGGCTTTTACTACATCGCACTCAAAGCGGGCGTTCCCCTTATTCTGACTGGCTTCGACTGGCCGCGCAAACTCGTCATCCTCAGCGAACCTATGTACGTAACGGGCGATTACGAACGCGACATGGTTCCGTTCTACGAGTTCTTCTCACAAGTACAGGGCGTTAAAAAAGACTGGCTCGTAAACTGGGAAAAAACCGGCGTTATTACCGCCTAA
- a CDS encoding ADP-ribosylglycohydrolase family protein — translation MRYLLFPLLTVAFLVAALTPVSRKLPKTVTLTKATLQDKIKGGWAGQVIGCTFGGPTEFRYNGTMINDYQPIEWYDGYIKQTMLNNPGLYDDVYMDLTFVDVFERKGLDAPVAEHANAYATAGYMLWHANQAGRYNILNGMKAPDSGHWLNNPHADDIDFQIEADFSGLMAPGMPNTAVQLGDPIGHIMNYGDGWYGGAFVGAMYALAFVSNDVNYIVSEALKTIPAQSTFYQCINDVIRWHQQYPTDWKRNWFEIQKKWSDDVGCPDGVFRAFNIDAKINAAYIVLGLLYGKGDFTKTMEISTRAGQDSDCNPASAGGILGTMLGYAKIPAYWKQGLSEAEDIDFKYTTVSLNEVYAMSLKHALQVIERNGGRVTGDAVTIATQTPKAVRLEQGFSGHFPVQLRSINKDIESEYSFDFEGIGFVLKGEAKPKNRSLWQYESEVVFRAELYIDGQKTETANLPVSFTKRRHELFWKYQLPNGKHTIRVKLLNSDADHVVRMTDLLVYSDRPVKAR, via the coding sequence ATGAGATACCTCCTTTTCCCGCTACTTACGGTGGCCTTCCTGGTGGCTGCACTGACGCCCGTTTCTCGTAAGCTGCCTAAAACAGTTACGCTTACCAAAGCCACATTGCAGGACAAAATTAAAGGTGGCTGGGCCGGGCAGGTTATCGGCTGCACGTTCGGCGGACCAACCGAGTTTCGGTACAACGGCACGATGATCAATGATTATCAGCCAATTGAGTGGTACGATGGCTACATCAAACAGACCATGCTCAACAACCCCGGCCTGTATGACGACGTGTACATGGATTTGACGTTTGTTGATGTGTTTGAACGCAAAGGTCTCGACGCGCCCGTTGCCGAACATGCCAATGCCTATGCTACGGCAGGCTATATGCTCTGGCACGCCAATCAGGCCGGGCGGTATAATATTCTGAACGGCATGAAGGCTCCAGATTCGGGACACTGGCTCAACAACCCACACGCCGACGATATTGATTTTCAGATTGAAGCCGATTTTTCGGGACTAATGGCTCCCGGTATGCCCAACACCGCCGTGCAGCTTGGCGACCCCATCGGCCACATTATGAATTACGGCGACGGCTGGTATGGCGGGGCGTTTGTAGGTGCAATGTACGCGCTGGCCTTCGTGTCCAACGATGTGAACTACATTGTGAGCGAGGCCCTGAAAACCATTCCGGCGCAGAGTACCTTCTACCAGTGTATCAACGACGTCATTCGCTGGCATCAGCAGTACCCGACCGACTGGAAACGCAACTGGTTTGAAATTCAAAAAAAATGGTCGGACGACGTGGGTTGCCCCGACGGCGTATTCCGGGCGTTTAACATCGACGCCAAAATCAATGCAGCTTACATTGTGCTGGGGCTGCTCTACGGCAAGGGCGACTTCACGAAAACGATGGAGATCAGTACCCGAGCCGGGCAAGATTCCGACTGCAACCCCGCTTCGGCGGGCGGTATTCTGGGCACGATGCTCGGCTATGCAAAAATTCCCGCCTACTGGAAGCAGGGCCTGAGCGAAGCCGAAGACATCGACTTTAAATACACGACCGTTTCGCTGAACGAGGTGTATGCTATGAGCCTGAAACACGCTTTGCAGGTTATCGAGCGCAACGGCGGGCGCGTAACGGGCGATGCCGTGACCATTGCCACGCAAACCCCTAAAGCCGTTCGGTTAGAGCAGGGATTTTCAGGCCATTTTCCAGTGCAGTTGCGGAGTATAAATAAAGACATCGAGAGCGAATACAGCTTTGATTTTGAGGGCATTGGATTTGTACTGAAAGGAGAAGCCAAGCCCAAAAACCGCAGTTTGTGGCAATATGAAAGTGAGGTCGTATTCCGGGCCGAACTGTATATCGACGGGCAGAAAACAGAAACGGCGAACCTACCCGTGAGTTTCACCAAACGCCGGCACGAACTGTTCTGGAAATACCAGCTTCCCAACGGCAAACATACTATACGGGTGAAACTGCTCAACTCCGACGCCGACCACGTTGTGCGCATGACCGACCTGCTCGTCTACAGCGACCGTCCGGTAAAAGCAAGGTAG
- the argH gene encoding argininosuccinate lyase: MKLWQKEGVDTESTAVASEIENFTVGRDREMDLYLAPFDVLGNLAHAQMLETIGLLTSDELRALQTELKQIYAQIQAGQFVIEDGIEDVHSQVELMLTRALGDVGKKIHSGRSRNDQVLVDMKLFTRDRLWAVAEATQRVFDQLISRSEQHKNDLLPGYTHLQIAMPSSFGLWFGAYAEALSDDMLTLQTAYRLANRNPLGSGAGYGSSFPLNRSLTTELLGFEGMHVNVVYAQMSRGKTEQTALNALATVAATLSRMAMDICLYNSQNFGFLTLPDALTTGSSIMPHKKNPDVAELLRAKTNRMKALPMEVTMVLSNLPSGYHRDMQILKEILMPAFDDLLDCLHITGFMLEHLQVKPNLLDDPKYDLLFSVERVNELVLQGVPFREAYRIVGKEIAEHSYEPPRQLHHTHEGSIGNLQNDLIISQMQQAIAGFGAERAQEAATRLLTR; encoded by the coding sequence TTGAAACTCTGGCAAAAAGAAGGCGTTGACACCGAATCCACGGCGGTTGCCTCTGAAATCGAGAACTTTACCGTCGGGCGCGACCGCGAGATGGACCTCTACCTCGCTCCGTTCGATGTACTTGGAAACCTCGCCCACGCGCAAATGCTCGAAACCATTGGCTTGCTGACGAGCGATGAACTCCGGGCGTTGCAAACTGAACTGAAGCAGATTTATGCGCAGATTCAGGCAGGGCAGTTTGTAATCGAAGATGGCATTGAGGACGTCCATTCGCAGGTCGAACTGATGCTGACGCGTGCGTTGGGCGATGTAGGCAAAAAAATTCATTCGGGCCGTTCGCGCAACGATCAGGTGCTGGTTGACATGAAACTATTCACCCGCGACCGGCTCTGGGCAGTAGCCGAAGCCACCCAACGCGTGTTCGACCAGCTCATCAGCCGGTCGGAGCAACACAAAAATGACCTGCTGCCCGGCTATACGCACCTGCAAATTGCTATGCCGTCGTCGTTTGGGTTGTGGTTTGGAGCCTATGCCGAAGCCCTTTCCGACGATATGCTGACGCTGCAAACGGCCTACCGGCTCGCCAACCGGAACCCGCTCGGTTCGGGTGCTGGCTATGGCTCATCGTTCCCGCTAAACCGCTCACTCACAACGGAGTTACTGGGTTTTGAGGGCATGCACGTCAACGTGGTATACGCGCAGATGAGCCGGGGCAAAACCGAACAAACCGCCCTGAATGCACTGGCAACCGTGGCCGCTACACTCTCCCGCATGGCAATGGACATCTGTCTGTATAACAGCCAGAATTTCGGTTTTCTGACGCTGCCCGACGCGCTCACTACGGGCAGCAGCATTATGCCGCACAAGAAAAATCCTGACGTAGCCGAACTGCTTCGGGCCAAAACCAACCGCATGAAAGCCCTGCCGATGGAAGTGACCATGGTGCTAAGCAACCTCCCCTCCGGCTACCACCGCGACATGCAGATTTTGAAGGAAATTCTAATGCCCGCCTTCGATGACCTGCTCGACTGTCTCCACATCACCGGGTTTATGCTCGAACATCTACAGGTAAAACCTAATCTGCTCGATGATCCCAAATACGATTTGCTGTTCAGTGTAGAACGCGTGAACGAGTTGGTGTTGCAGGGCGTACCGTTTCGCGAAGCGTATCGGATTGTCGGTAAAGAAATTGCCGAACATAGTTATGAGCCGCCCCGGCAGTTGCACCATACGCACGAAGGCAGCATAGGAAATTTGCAAAATGACCTGATTATAAGTCAGATGCAACAGGCCATTGCCGGATTCGGAGCCGAGCGGGCGCAGGAGGCCGCAACCCGGCTGCTCACACGTTAA
- a CDS encoding DMT family transporter — translation MNFLYLFLAFLTGLAITVQAGVNANLRQAMANPILAAAISFGSGFVSLLLFLLVSGTTLPPLETARQLSWWKWTGGVIGAVYVSSVIISVPKIGAANLISLSVAGQLLAAVLLDHYGMLGFAQHPVNGWRVLGMLLIVAGVVLVVRN, via the coding sequence ATGAATTTTCTTTATCTGTTTCTGGCTTTCCTGACCGGACTGGCAATAACGGTTCAGGCGGGTGTAAACGCCAACTTGCGGCAGGCAATGGCGAATCCGATACTGGCGGCTGCCATTTCATTCGGGTCGGGATTTGTATCGCTACTGTTATTTCTGCTGGTATCGGGCACTACGCTACCCCCGCTCGAAACGGCCCGGCAACTTAGTTGGTGGAAATGGACCGGCGGTGTTATTGGAGCCGTATACGTTTCAAGCGTTATTATCTCTGTACCGAAAATCGGAGCGGCCAACCTCATCAGCCTGAGCGTGGCCGGCCAACTGCTGGCGGCTGTACTACTCGATCATTACGGTATGCTGGGTTTCGCGCAGCACCCCGTCAACGGCTGGCGGGTGCTGGGTATGCTCCTGATTGTAGCAGGCGTAGTGCTGGTGGTCAGAAACTAA
- the hisB gene encoding bifunctional histidinol-phosphatase/imidazoleglycerol-phosphate dehydratase HisB produces the protein MQPILFIDRDGTLIVEPQPDQQVDSLEKLDFIPKAISALRKIADETPYTLVMVTNQDGLGTASFPEDTFWPAHNKMLAIFAGESVHFDAVHIDRHFARDNAPTRKPGTGMLTDYLSDQYDLANSYVIGDRLTDVQLAVNLGAKAILFLPPGGLASVQTADVSGLTADMQNAIALQTDDWDKIYEFLRLPARTAMVERNTKETKITIELNLDGSGRADMHTGLGFFDHMLDQLAKHSGADLSIRVQGDLHIDEHHTIEDTALALGEAYRRALGDKRGIARYGFLLPMDEALAQVAIDFSGRPWLVWDAEFRREKIGDMPTEMFFHFFKSFSDTALCNLNVKVDGDNEHHKIEAIFKAFAKAIKMAVRRDVNELDNLPSTKGVL, from the coding sequence ATGCAACCCATTCTATTCATCGACCGCGACGGTACGCTCATCGTTGAGCCGCAGCCCGATCAGCAGGTCGATTCGCTGGAAAAACTCGATTTTATTCCGAAAGCCATCTCGGCCCTCCGCAAAATCGCTGACGAAACGCCGTATACATTAGTGATGGTAACAAATCAGGATGGTCTGGGCACGGCCTCGTTTCCCGAAGATACATTCTGGCCTGCTCACAATAAAATGCTGGCAATCTTCGCGGGCGAGTCCGTACACTTCGATGCCGTTCATATCGACCGCCACTTTGCCCGCGACAATGCGCCTACCCGCAAGCCCGGCACGGGTATGCTGACCGACTATCTTTCGGACCAATACGACCTCGCCAACAGCTACGTCATCGGCGACCGCCTGACCGACGTGCAACTGGCCGTGAACCTCGGCGCGAAAGCGATTCTGTTCTTGCCCCCCGGCGGACTGGCAAGCGTACAAACCGCCGACGTGTCGGGCCTGACTGCCGATATGCAGAACGCCATTGCGCTCCAAACCGACGATTGGGATAAAATTTACGAGTTTCTGCGGCTACCCGCCCGCACGGCCATGGTAGAACGCAATACGAAAGAAACAAAAATCACAATCGAGCTGAACCTCGACGGTAGTGGCCGCGCCGATATGCATACGGGGCTGGGCTTTTTCGATCACATGCTCGATCAGTTGGCGAAACATTCCGGTGCCGACCTCAGCATCCGCGTACAGGGCGACCTGCACATCGATGAACACCATACCATTGAAGATACGGCACTGGCCCTCGGCGAAGCGTATCGACGTGCGCTCGGCGACAAACGCGGCATTGCCCGATACGGGTTTCTGCTGCCGATGGACGAAGCACTGGCGCAGGTTGCCATCGATTTTTCGGGTCGCCCGTGGTTGGTTTGGGATGCGGAGTTTCGGCGCGAGAAAATCGGCGATATGCCCACCGAAATGTTTTTTCATTTCTTCAAATCGTTCAGCGACACGGCGTTGTGCAATCTGAACGTCAAGGTAGACGGCGACAACGAACACCACAAAATCGAAGCTATTTTCAAGGCGTTTGCCAAAGCGATCAAAATGGCTGTTCGGCGCGATGTAAACGAGCTGGATAACCTGCCCAGCACAAAGGGGGTTTTATAA
- a CDS encoding TonB-dependent receptor, translated as MKQRIYLLFLLFLLGYEPLFAQRTVTISGYVREHSSGEALIGASVQATAFVKGTTTNQYGFFSLTLPHQAYYNLRVSYVGYAPVIDRIGVERDTLLTIRLHSDTLSAITVRQQALRTEPGLLSIPVQRLKQIPMLLGEADLMKALATTPGVSIGQEGSSGLYVRGSSPEQNLILLDEAPVYNASHAFGFFSAFNPDAVRHIDLYKGGFPARYGGRLASVLDISMKEGNNQKARQELSIGVISSRFLAEGPLRKGTSSYMVAARTMNTGLLFLPQNIRLWAGKRVENLTNVWFYDLNAKVNHRFNDKSQLFVSVYHNNDFFKYAEQDKSDRTQTTLRWGNLTSTVRYNRALTPKLFGKVTLLYSNFAYQFGGSSRTQVGEDVLLNSISIRNTVRDWAIKTSLEFTPSPAYTLRAGGEQIWHRFYPGRISIVESSRPEFDQPNESRPIYAQEQAVFIENDWQPRSWLRLNMGMRMPYFKVDQTTYLSWEPRLSVGVALLPQLTLKGGLSTMIQSIHQLTSNGIGIPNDIWVPATQKIRPSWSNQRELGIYWTDNKTWRVSAEVYKKRLYYLIDYIQGADLVSDFRRNWQDIVIQPVSGRVRGIEAMVHKTTGRFNGWISYTYANSERQTPAINDGRWYPARYDRRHNLAWVGNYQLTKKWALSANWVYQTGYPVTLPTGAQIGLDGEPRPIYEDRNNYRMPNYHRLDVGATYAFLTRRGRQAAWNFGAYNVYNRANPYYLEPQTLMRKTQNGTPSGSVYDRMEITQQAVLPLLPYVSYQLKF; from the coding sequence ATGAAACAACGTATCTATCTGTTATTTCTGCTATTTCTGCTCGGTTATGAGCCACTGTTTGCCCAACGCACTGTCACTATTTCAGGTTATGTGCGCGAACACAGCAGTGGAGAAGCCTTAATTGGGGCTTCCGTTCAGGCAACAGCTTTTGTAAAAGGAACTACAACTAATCAGTATGGTTTTTTCAGTCTGACACTGCCGCATCAGGCATATTACAACCTGCGTGTATCGTATGTTGGCTATGCGCCTGTTATCGACCGCATCGGTGTTGAGCGAGACACATTGTTAACAATCCGGCTGCATTCCGACACGCTGTCGGCCATAACGGTCAGGCAACAGGCACTCCGAACAGAACCTGGCCTGTTAAGCATTCCGGTTCAGCGGCTGAAACAAATTCCTATGCTTTTAGGCGAAGCTGATCTAATGAAAGCCTTAGCTACCACGCCGGGTGTTTCGATTGGGCAGGAGGGCAGTTCGGGCTTGTATGTGCGCGGAAGCAGCCCGGAACAGAACCTGATATTGCTCGATGAAGCTCCTGTTTACAATGCATCGCACGCGTTTGGATTTTTTTCTGCCTTCAACCCTGATGCAGTCCGGCATATTGACCTCTACAAGGGCGGCTTTCCAGCCCGCTATGGTGGACGGCTGGCTTCGGTGCTGGACATTTCCATGAAAGAAGGCAATAACCAGAAAGCCCGGCAAGAGTTAAGTATTGGCGTGATTAGTTCACGGTTTCTGGCCGAAGGTCCCCTGCGTAAAGGTACTTCATCGTATATGGTAGCGGCCCGCACTATGAACACTGGCCTGCTGTTTCTACCACAGAACATTCGCCTGTGGGCAGGAAAGCGGGTTGAAAATTTGACCAATGTCTGGTTTTATGACCTGAACGCCAAGGTAAACCACCGCTTCAATGATAAAAGTCAGTTGTTTGTTAGCGTTTATCACAATAACGATTTTTTCAAATATGCGGAGCAAGATAAGAGTGACCGCACTCAGACAACCCTGCGCTGGGGAAATCTAACCTCAACCGTGCGCTACAACCGTGCGCTAACCCCTAAATTATTCGGAAAAGTAACGTTGCTCTACAGCAATTTCGCGTATCAGTTTGGGGGCAGCAGCCGAACGCAGGTTGGTGAAGATGTATTGCTAAATTCCATTTCTATTCGGAATACTGTTCGCGACTGGGCTATAAAAACCAGTCTGGAGTTTACGCCATCGCCCGCTTATACGCTTCGGGCTGGTGGCGAGCAAATCTGGCACCGTTTTTATCCGGGTCGAATAAGTATTGTGGAGTCGAGCCGCCCGGAGTTTGACCAGCCGAATGAAAGTCGACCTATCTACGCACAGGAACAAGCCGTTTTTATTGAAAATGACTGGCAACCCCGATCCTGGCTCCGGCTTAACATGGGGATGCGTATGCCCTACTTTAAAGTTGATCAAACTACCTATTTGTCATGGGAACCACGTCTGAGTGTTGGCGTTGCCTTATTGCCACAACTGACGCTTAAAGGTGGATTGAGTACAATGATCCAGTCTATACACCAGCTTACATCTAACGGTATTGGAATACCCAACGATATATGGGTGCCAGCTACGCAGAAAATTCGACCATCCTGGTCTAATCAGAGAGAATTAGGTATCTATTGGACAGATAATAAAACCTGGCGGGTATCGGCTGAAGTATACAAGAAACGCCTGTACTATTTAATAGATTACATACAAGGTGCCGACCTTGTATCTGATTTTAGACGAAACTGGCAGGATATCGTCATTCAGCCGGTTAGCGGTCGTGTGCGTGGTATCGAAGCAATGGTTCATAAGACTACAGGCCGATTTAACGGTTGGATATCCTATACGTATGCTAACAGCGAACGTCAGACGCCTGCCATTAACGATGGACGTTGGTATCCAGCCCGCTACGACCGACGGCACAATCTGGCTTGGGTGGGCAACTATCAACTGACCAAAAAGTGGGCTTTATCGGCTAATTGGGTTTATCAGACTGGCTATCCCGTTACACTACCTACGGGTGCACAGATCGGCTTAGATGGAGAACCCAGACCCATTTATGAAGATCGTAATAATTACCGGATGCCGAATTATCATCGGCTGGATGTTGGGGCTACCTATGCTTTTTTAACCCGCCGTGGGCGTCAGGCCGCCTGGAATTTCGGTGCTTATAACGTCTATAACCGGGCCAATCCGTATTATCTGGAACCCCAGACGTTAATGCGAAAAACTCAGAACGGGACTCCATCAGGGTCTGTATATGATCGAATGGAAATTACGCAACAAGCCGTTCTTCCGCTCCTTCCCTATGTCTCGTACCAGCTAAAATTTTAA
- a CDS encoding Crp/Fnr family transcriptional regulator translates to MRTTINSFTNEKCKLSGDIWATISGAFVTQPAKRGSVLLHEGDVSDKLYFIESGLVRAFYEWEGKEYTSWFASDEQFACSARSFFRQVPSFETIQVIEPSIIAYVRHSDIQRILTAMPEVENLMRLLAEHFLLQNESRLRVLRSLTAQQRFDHFVQHYPELYSRVPLQHLASYLDVTPSTLSRLRAKRSV, encoded by the coding sequence ATGCGGACAACCATTAATAGCTTTACCAACGAAAAATGTAAACTTTCTGGTGACATCTGGGCCACCATCTCCGGTGCCTTTGTCACACAACCTGCTAAACGAGGGAGCGTATTACTTCATGAAGGAGATGTAAGCGATAAACTTTATTTTATAGAATCTGGTTTGGTTCGCGCCTTTTATGAATGGGAGGGCAAAGAATACACGTCGTGGTTTGCCAGTGATGAGCAGTTTGCCTGCTCGGCCCGGAGTTTTTTCCGGCAGGTGCCGTCCTTCGAGACCATTCAGGTTATAGAACCCTCGATTATTGCGTATGTCCGCCACAGTGATATACAACGCATACTAACGGCAATGCCCGAGGTGGAAAACTTAATGCGGCTGTTAGCCGAACATTTTTTACTGCAAAATGAAAGCCGGCTCAGGGTGCTGCGGAGCCTGACGGCCCAACAGCGGTTCGATCATTTCGTGCAGCATTACCCTGAACTTTACAGCCGGGTGCCGCTTCAACATCTGGCGTCTTACCTTGATGTGACGCCATCAACGCTTAGTAGGCTTAGAGCAAAACGAAGCGTATAA